A genomic stretch from Tenrec ecaudatus isolate mTenEca1 chromosome X, mTenEca1.hap1, whole genome shotgun sequence includes:
- the LOC142433875 gene encoding translationally-controlled tumor protein-like, with translation MIIYRDLISHDEMFSDIYKIREIAVGLCLEVEGKMVSRTKGAIDDSLIGGNAPAEGPDGDAAESTVVTGVDIVMNHHLQETSFTKEAYKKYIKDYMKSIKGKLEEQKPERVKPFMTGAAEQIKNILANFKNYQFFIGENMNPDGMVALLDYREDGVTQYMIFFKDGLEMDKC, from the coding sequence ATGATCATCTACCGGGACCTCATCAGCCATGATGAGATGTTCTCCGACATCTACAAGATCCGGGAGATCGCAGTcgggctgtgtctggaagtggaggggAAGATGGTCAGTAGGACCAAAGGTGCCATCGATGACTCCCTCATTGGGGGTAACGCCCCAGCTGAAGGCCCCGATGGTGATGCAGCAGAAAGCACCGTGGTCACTGGTGTTGATATTgtcatgaaccatcacttgcaggaaaccagcttcacaaaagaagcctacaagaagtacatcaaagactacatgaaatcaatcaaaggcaaacttgaagaacagaaaccagaaagagtaaagccttttatgacaggtgctgcagaacaaatcaagaacatccttgcaaatttcaaaaactaccagttctttattggtgagaacatgaatccagatggcatggttgctctgctggactACCGTGAAGATGGTGTCACCCAATATATGATCTTCTTTAAGGATGGCTTAGAGATGGATAAATGTTAA